The Mycolicibacterium boenickei genome has a segment encoding these proteins:
- a CDS encoding D-alanyl-D-alanine carboxypeptidase family protein has protein sequence MVRLVGAISLCLAILLPTALPGSPAASADSSVQQVGATPIPDGPAPAWIIADMDTGQILAGRDQYVPHAPASTIKTLLALVALDEIPLDATVVADEADAKVECTCVGVKAGRTYTMRQLLDAALLVSGNDAANTLAHMLGGTASAVAKMNAKAAALGADATHAGSPSGLNGPGIDGATTPRDLAVIFRAALANPVFAAITSSPSASFPGPTGPVTLVNQDEMLGRYPGMLGGKTGFTDVARKTFVGAAQRDGRRLVIAMMYGLVKEGGPTYWDQATSLLDWGFAQDRSAGISQL, from the coding sequence ATGGTCAGGCTCGTCGGCGCGATCTCGCTCTGTCTCGCAATACTTCTCCCAACAGCTCTACCAGGCTCCCCCGCGGCCTCCGCCGACAGCAGCGTGCAGCAGGTCGGCGCGACGCCCATCCCGGACGGTCCCGCCCCGGCCTGGATCATCGCCGACATGGACACCGGCCAGATCCTGGCCGGCCGGGATCAGTACGTTCCACACGCGCCCGCCAGCACCATCAAGACTCTGCTGGCGCTGGTGGCCCTCGATGAGATTCCGTTGGATGCCACGGTCGTCGCCGACGAAGCCGACGCCAAGGTCGAGTGCACCTGCGTCGGGGTCAAAGCCGGACGCACCTACACCATGCGGCAGCTGCTGGATGCGGCACTGCTGGTGTCCGGCAACGACGCCGCCAACACATTGGCACACATGCTCGGCGGAACCGCCTCCGCCGTGGCCAAGATGAACGCCAAGGCCGCCGCGCTCGGCGCCGACGCCACCCATGCCGGGTCGCCATCGGGTCTGAACGGCCCCGGCATCGACGGGGCCACCACGCCGCGGGACCTGGCCGTGATCTTCCGCGCCGCGCTGGCGAATCCGGTGTTCGCGGCGATCACGTCATCGCCATCGGCGTCCTTCCCAGGTCCCACCGGACCGGTCACGTTGGTCAATCAGGACGAGATGTTGGGCCGCTATCCAGGCATGCTCGGCGGTAAGACCGGTTTCACCGATGTGGCTCGCAAGACGTTCGTCGGTGCGGCGCAGCGCGACGGCCGCCGGTTGGTGATCGCCATGATGTACGGACTGGTCAAGGAAGGTGGCCCGACCTACTGGGACCAGGCCACCAGCCTGTTGGACTGGGGTTTCGCGCAGGACCGTTCAGCCGGCATCAGTCAGCTGTAG
- a CDS encoding osmoprotectant NAGGN system M42 family peptidase: MAETAVMPEAESKWMVDTLLSLLQTPSPSGRTDAVMQLIGDILNDLGVPFTLTRRGALTAELPGESATIDRALVVHADTIGCMVRNLKDNGRLELVPVGTFSARFAAGARVRIFSDDPDEFFTGTIMPLKASGHAYGDEIDTQPTDWDHVEVRVDRNVSTRADLERLGLNVGDFVALIASPELTQDGFVVSRHLDGKAGVAVALALAKTISEQKIVLPHRATLMVTITEEVGHGASHGLPPDVAELVSVDNAVCAPGQHSIEHGVTIPMADLHGPFDYHLTRKLCRLAEGQGIPFARDVFRYYRSDAAAAIEAGAGTRAALLGFGLDGSHGWERTHLDSLEATYLLLNAWLQTPLTFEAWDSSPTGALRDFPSSKQPAPSEQWVPLSRGDFTEPGDASPGTHWPPSEGPQS, translated from the coding sequence GTGGCCGAGACCGCCGTCATGCCGGAGGCCGAAAGTAAGTGGATGGTCGACACGCTGCTGTCGTTGCTGCAGACCCCGAGTCCGTCGGGACGCACCGACGCCGTGATGCAGTTGATCGGCGACATTCTCAACGATCTCGGCGTGCCGTTCACGTTGACCCGGCGCGGTGCGTTGACCGCCGAACTGCCCGGTGAGTCGGCCACGATCGATCGAGCGCTGGTGGTGCACGCAGACACCATCGGGTGCATGGTCCGCAATCTGAAGGACAACGGCCGCCTCGAACTCGTCCCGGTCGGCACGTTCTCCGCCCGGTTCGCTGCGGGTGCGCGGGTGCGGATCTTCTCCGACGACCCCGACGAGTTCTTCACGGGCACGATCATGCCGCTCAAGGCCAGCGGGCATGCCTACGGCGACGAGATCGACACTCAGCCCACCGACTGGGACCACGTCGAGGTACGGGTGGACCGAAATGTGTCGACGCGGGCGGATCTGGAACGGCTGGGTCTGAACGTGGGTGACTTCGTCGCGCTGATCGCCAGCCCCGAACTCACCCAGGACGGCTTCGTGGTGTCGCGGCATCTCGACGGGAAGGCCGGGGTAGCGGTCGCGCTGGCCCTGGCCAAGACCATCTCGGAGCAGAAGATCGTGCTCCCGCACCGCGCCACGCTCATGGTGACCATCACCGAGGAAGTGGGCCACGGTGCCAGTCACGGGCTTCCGCCCGACGTGGCCGAGCTGGTCTCGGTGGACAACGCGGTCTGCGCCCCCGGGCAGCATTCGATCGAACACGGCGTGACGATCCCGATGGCCGACCTGCACGGCCCGTTCGACTATCACCTGACCCGCAAGCTCTGCCGCCTGGCCGAGGGACAGGGCATCCCGTTCGCGCGGGACGTGTTCCGCTACTACCGGTCCGACGCGGCAGCCGCCATCGAGGCCGGCGCGGGCACCCGCGCGGCACTGCTGGGGTTCGGCCTCGACGGGAGCCACGGTTGGGAGCGGACCCACCTGGACTCGTTGGAGGCGACCTATCTGTTGCTCAACGCTTGGCTGCAGACACCGTTGACGTTCGAGGCATGGGATTCCAGCCCGACCGGTGCGCTGCGCGACTTCCCGTCCTCGAAGCAGCCGGCTCCTAGCGAGCAGTGGGTGCCGTTGTCCCGCGGAGACTTCACCGAGCCGGGGGACGCCTCGCCGGGGACGCATTGGCCGCCGTCGGAGGGCCCCCAATCCTGA
- a CDS encoding D-alanyl-D-alanine carboxypeptidase, producing MRRRFAATVLALGAVLAVTPAANAQPGVQPAGAQMPDGPAKAWLVADMDTGQVLAAKDPNGSYAPASTIKPLLAMVVLDHLRPDNFARANESHTKVECSCVGLKPGQPYTTRQLLEALLMVSGNDAANMLADMLGGRPATVAAMTRKAASVGARNTRAGSPSGLDGPGWETVTTPHDLAVILRAALRYPLIAQIMSQPTAQFPGKTLTNQNELLQRYPGDIAGKTGYTDLARKTYVGAAQRGNRRLIVVQMYGTGDLYGQAIELFDYGFSH from the coding sequence GTGCGACGACGTTTCGCGGCGACCGTGCTCGCCCTCGGCGCGGTGCTGGCGGTCACACCCGCCGCGAACGCGCAGCCCGGTGTCCAGCCGGCGGGCGCCCAGATGCCCGACGGGCCGGCCAAGGCCTGGCTGGTCGCCGACATGGATACCGGCCAGGTGCTGGCGGCCAAAGATCCCAACGGCTCCTATGCCCCGGCCAGCACCATCAAGCCCCTGCTGGCGATGGTGGTCCTCGACCACCTTCGGCCCGACAATTTCGCCAGGGCCAACGAGTCCCACACCAAGGTCGAATGCTCGTGCGTTGGCCTCAAGCCGGGTCAGCCGTACACCACCCGCCAGCTGCTCGAGGCACTGCTGATGGTGTCGGGCAACGATGCGGCGAACATGCTCGCCGACATGCTCGGCGGCCGGCCCGCCACCGTGGCGGCGATGACGCGCAAGGCGGCCAGTGTCGGCGCCCGCAACACCCGGGCCGGCTCACCGTCGGGCCTCGACGGCCCCGGCTGGGAAACCGTCACCACCCCGCACGATCTCGCGGTGATCCTGCGCGCGGCACTGCGGTACCCGCTCATCGCGCAGATCATGAGCCAACCGACGGCGCAGTTCCCCGGCAAGACGCTCACCAACCAGAACGAACTGCTCCAGCGATATCCCGGTGACATCGCAGGCAAGACCGGATACACCGACCTCGCCCGCAAGACGTATGTGGGTGCCGCCCAACGCGGTAACCGGCGGCTGATCGTGGTCCAGATGTACGGCACCGGCGATCTCTACGGTCAGGCGATCGAGCTGTTCGACTACGGCTTCTCGCATTGA